A genomic segment from Streptomyces antibioticus encodes:
- a CDS encoding endonuclease/exonuclease/phosphatase family protein: protein MLGKGTRLFVGALAVVCVVLLGRSGSGDGFDGTSLPAGGARDTVANRVMTWNICNPCDESNADRAADIATYAPQVIGLQEACVRDVESIRDQLKSRYGLVYHVEYGSVLRSWSRCGGAPWSPGGYGSALLSAAPMTDVVKTEYPDGGSEDRGYMEVTTTVGGQRVRVFVTHLAERRQEAVRADQVGVLAAEVARHKRAIVLGDFNAVPYASELTRMWALADDADPQCRPGSDGTCEVTTDWESKFDYIFLRGITPLKQHVQPTAHSDHHLVRSDLDLG, encoded by the coding sequence GTGCTCGGAAAGGGCACGCGGTTGTTCGTGGGCGCCCTCGCGGTGGTCTGCGTGGTGCTCCTCGGCCGTAGTGGATCGGGTGATGGCTTCGACGGCACGTCGCTGCCCGCCGGGGGCGCCCGGGACACCGTCGCGAACCGTGTCATGACGTGGAACATCTGCAACCCCTGCGACGAGAGCAACGCCGACCGCGCCGCCGACATCGCCACCTACGCACCCCAGGTGATCGGACTGCAAGAAGCCTGCGTGCGGGACGTCGAGAGCATCCGGGACCAGCTCAAGAGCAGGTACGGGCTCGTGTACCACGTCGAGTACGGCAGCGTGCTGCGGAGCTGGAGCCGCTGTGGGGGAGCGCCGTGGAGCCCGGGAGGCTACGGCTCGGCGCTCCTCTCGGCGGCGCCGATGACCGACGTCGTCAAGACCGAGTACCCGGACGGCGGATCCGAGGACCGCGGGTACATGGAGGTCACCACCACGGTCGGCGGCCAGCGCGTCCGGGTCTTCGTGACGCACCTCGCCGAACGGCGCCAGGAAGCCGTCCGCGCGGACCAGGTCGGCGTCCTCGCGGCAGAGGTCGCCCGGCACAAGCGGGCCATCGTCCTCGGCGACTTCAACGCGGTGCCGTACGCCTCCGAACTCACCCGCATGTGGGCCCTGGCCGACGACGCCGACCCCCAGTGCCGTCCGGGCTCCGACGGCACCTGCGAGGTGACCACCGACTGGGAGAGCAAGTTCGACTACATCTTCCTGCGCGGCATCACCCCGCTGAAGCAGCACGTACAGCCCACCGCGCACTCGGACCACCACCTGGTCCGCAGCGACCTGGACCTCGGCTGA
- a CDS encoding DUF3626 domain-containing protein has product MDSVVRPTVQERAVQYVAGLASGGVLDGALRVTLNFHPDRLVRGGAWVLEGMAADGVYRSQFVTGTSNGGLTAYPGGDRWRWESRMFGGAYDGGAAHERPVYGALNFRRKPFGGAPRFGSAHFRLAVGTLARTTFCYPDSCVEPTDFGVADRMGLVELALADRQDDLDDYIEAQVHGPVRLGRPDVEALVLDPCYRGTGVEAAALALGCPVEWHPGFRLTVDELRRHPGYRGQEYVDLGARIAVDGVLDPRIVGDAARSGRFDPQAVKKVWHCLARYGVSSDVCAPRAALG; this is encoded by the coding sequence ATGGATTCCGTGGTTCGTCCGACGGTGCAGGAGCGGGCGGTTCAGTACGTGGCCGGGTTGGCGTCGGGGGGCGTGTTGGACGGGGCGTTGCGGGTGACGCTCAACTTTCATCCCGATCGGTTGGTGCGCGGTGGGGCGTGGGTTCTGGAGGGTATGGCCGCGGACGGCGTGTATCGGTCGCAGTTCGTCACGGGGACCAGCAACGGTGGGCTGACCGCGTATCCCGGTGGGGACCGGTGGCGTTGGGAGAGCCGGATGTTCGGCGGGGCGTATGACGGCGGGGCCGCTCATGAGCGGCCGGTCTACGGGGCGTTGAACTTTCGGCGGAAGCCGTTCGGCGGGGCCCCGCGGTTCGGGTCGGCGCATTTTCGGCTGGCCGTCGGGACGTTGGCGCGGACCACGTTCTGTTATCCGGACAGTTGCGTCGAGCCCACGGATTTCGGAGTGGCGGACCGGATGGGGCTCGTGGAGCTTGCTCTCGCCGACCGGCAGGATGACCTTGACGACTACATCGAGGCACAGGTGCATGGGCCGGTGCGGCTCGGGCGGCCGGATGTGGAGGCGCTGGTCCTCGATCCCTGTTATCGGGGTACGGGCGTCGAGGCCGCCGCCCTGGCGCTCGGGTGTCCCGTGGAGTGGCATCCCGGGTTTCGGCTCACCGTCGACGAGCTTCGCCGTCATCCCGGTTACCGCGGTCAGGAGTACGTCGATCTGGGCGCGCGGATCGCCGTCGACGGTGTCCTCGATCCCCGCATCGTCGGGGACGCCGCGCGCAGCGGTCGTTTCGATCCTCAGGCGGTGAAGAAGGTGTGGCATTGCCTCGCGCGGTACGGAGTGTCCTCCGACGTGTGTGCACCTCGCGCGGCACTAGGGTGA